The following proteins come from a genomic window of Pseudochaenichthys georgianus chromosome 17, fPseGeo1.2, whole genome shotgun sequence:
- the LOC117462571 gene encoding sodium- and chloride-dependent GABA transporter 2-like: MEPASYPEKNLMKDENNQNPPTSNREKRGQWANKREYILSVSGHIIGLGNVWRFPYLCFKNGGGAFLIPYVVFLSTCGIPIFFLEVSLGQLTAQGGITCWRKICPIFGGLGYGSQVTLLYSVVYYIVILAWAFLYLFSSFHTVLPWASCNNTWNTDNCIDCGQNDSVYRHINENATSSVKEFWQRRVLGLSGGIEEMGSIRWDLAGCLLLSWIICYFCIWKGVKATGKVVYVTATFPVVMLIVMLIRGLTLPGAVTGIRYYLYPDLTRLTDPQVWMDAGSQILFSYCICVGSLQAMGSYNKYNNNCYKDTFALWALNSLTSFVAGFAVFPVLGFMSHELGVDISTVAESGPGLAFIAYPLALSMMPLPQLWAAFFFIMIILLGLDSEFVCLEGLVTAISDMFPSFFLIGHRRKLLLLIICGVSFVIGLFMVTEGGLYVFLLFDYYACSGIPFMIFAILECVCVGWIYGADRYYDNIKEMIGYYPSSLMKYCWKFITPCLCVGTLIFSLVKFSPLKYNNTYEYPWWGFAIGMVLALSSVLLTPLWIIYCMAVTPGTLRQVRLSKIYVSKTRSFIIYPSVNLIHQTQIQIQLTSLKIYFKAITY; the protein is encoded by the exons ATGGAGCCAGCAAGTTATCCAGAGAAGAATCTGATGAAAGATGAAAACAATCAAAATCCTCCTACCTCCAACAGAGAAAAGAGAGGCCAGTGGGCCAACAAGAGGGAGTACATTTTATCTGTTTCCGGACATATTATTGGTCTGGGCAATGTTTGGAGATTTCCATATCTGTGCTTCAAAAATGGAGGCG GGGCTTTCCTGATCCCCTATGTGGTGTTCCTGTCCACGTGTGGAATCCCCATCTTCTTTCTAGAGGTATCTCTGGGCCAGTTAACGGCTCAGGGTGGGATCACATGTTGGAGGAAAATATGTCCCATATTTGGAG gtttagGCTACGGCAGTCAAGTTACATTGTTATACAGTGTGGTGTATTACATTGTCATCCTGGCTTGGGCCTTCCTCTACCTCTTCTCCTCCTTCCACACCGTTCTCCCATGGGCCAGCTGCAACAACACCTGGAACACAG ATAACTGCATTGATTGTGGACAGAATGATTCAGTTTATCGCCACATCAATGAAAATGCAACATCCTCAGTGAAAGAATTCTGGCA GAGGAGAGTCTTGGGTTTGTCTGGGGGAATTGAAGAGATGGGCAGTATCCGCTGGGACCTGGCTGGATGCCTTCTGCTAAGCTGGATCATCTGTTACTTCTGTATCTGGAAAGGAGTCAAGGCGACAGGAAAG GTTGTGTACGTCACAGCCACTTTTCCAGTTGTGATGTTGATTGTGATGCTGATCCGTGGGCTGACATTGCCAGGAGCTGTAACTGGAATTCGATATTACCTTTATCCTGATCTGACTCGTCTGACTGATCCTCAG GTGTGGATGGATGCTGGGAGCCAGATATTATTCTCCTATTGCATTTGCGTAGGCAGTTTGCAAGCGATGGGAAGCTACAACAAATACAATAACAACTGCTACAA AGACACTTTCGCCTTGTGGGCACTGAACAGTTTAACAAGCTTTGTTGCTGGCTTTGCAGTCTTCCCTGTtctcggcttcatgtcgcatgAATTGGGTGTTGACATCTCAACAGTAGCTGAATCAG GTCCTGGCCTGGCATTCATTGCTTACCCTCTGGCTTTATCCATGATGCCTTTGCCTCAACTCTGGGCTGCCTTCTTCTTCATCATGATTATCCTTCTTGGATTGGACAGTGAG TTTGTGTGTCTGGAAGGCCTGGTGACAGCCATATCAGACATGTTTCCATCCTTCTTTCTCATTGGTCATCGACGTAAACTACTTCTGCTGATCATCTGTGGTGTTTCCTTTGTTATTGGCCTGTTTATGGTGACTGAG GGAGGACTTTATGTATTTCTGCTGTTTGATTACTATGCTTGCAGTGGAATACCATTcatgatttttgccattttgGAGTGCGTCTGTGTGGGATGGATATATG GTGCTGATCGTTATTATGACAATATAAAGGAAATGATTGGCTACTACCCCTCATCGCTTATGAAATATTGTTGGAAGTTCATCACACCATGTCTCTGTGTT GGAACACTGATATTCTCTCTGGTCAAGTTCAGCCCGCTGAAATACAACAACACCTACGAGTACCCCTGGTGGGGCTTTGCCATTGGGATGGTTCTTGCTTTATCTTCAGTTCTCCTGACTCCTCTGTGGATTATCTATTGTATGGCTGTAACCCCGGGAACACTGAGACAGGTAAGGTTAAg taaaatatatgtttcaaaaacaagatcttttatcatttatccctcagttaatctcattcatcaaacacaaattcaaattcagcttacatctttaaagatttacttcaaggcaattacttattaa